DNA from Drosophila suzukii chromosome 2R, CBGP_Dsuzu_IsoJpt1.0, whole genome shotgun sequence:
TGTTGAATTTGGTGGGGTTAGTACAGGTGTTTCGAACTGCAACAGGGCGTATATGACATCCGTAGCTTGGGCCTCAGCAGGCTGTACTTCCTCCACATACTCGTACTCATTCTCCATGTGAAATTCAGGTGATGTATTGTCCACATTCCGAAACAATGTGACGTTGCTCATTACCGTTTCATGTCCCACGGATATGTGCAGCTTGCTCTTTGATTTTATGGACTGTTTGTAGTAGCGAATTGGTTTGAGGTGCAGGCACACGGCGTAGATGGGTTTTAGGTAACCCGGTTGAGCGATGACACCGCGTTCCAACAGCTTGGCATTAAACTGCGTCACACAAAGTCCGATTCGATCGCCCATGGATGCGCTGGTCACGTTCTGACGGAACATCTGCATGGATTTCACTTTCCTTTGCTCTCCAAGAGCTGGCAGCTCAATCACATCGTTGACCTGTACCTTTCCCTGGAGCAGGGTACCCGTGCAAACGGTTCCCTGGCCTTTTATTCCGAAACAGTGGTCAACGTACATGAGTAAAGGATCGGTTACGTTTCTTTGCGGCTGGAAATACGCTTCCTTCAGACCGCTTTGTAACTCTGGGATGTTGGTTCCTTCGAGAGCAGACAGAGCATAGATCGGCACTTGACCACCAAAACTGGTGGCTGCCAAGGTCTTGGAGAGGCGCAAGCGGAGCTTCTCAAGCTTTGACTCTCTCTGGTCCTCTGGATAAACATCTATTTTGTTGATCACCACAATCAGCTTTTTCTGCAGCAATTCCCCGATGATCAGGCACTCTGCTGTCTGAGTTTGGATGCCTTTTTGAGCGTCCACTACGAGAAGCATAAGATCTATGATCTGGGCACCTGTAATAAtagggaatttaaaaatttttcgAATAGGCTATTCCGTATTAGCACCTCCTATGATAGTGCGTATGAGACTTGCGTGGCCGGGACAGTCCACAAAGGTAAACTGGAGTTGTTCATCCACCAAAAGTCCACTGAAGCCCAGATCCAAGGTGATTCCTCGTTCCACGGATTGGGGATTCTTGTCAAAGGCGGCTGTGCTGGAAATTG
Protein-coding regions in this window:
- the eEFSec gene encoding selenocysteine-specific elongation factor; translated protein: MTINFNIGLLGHVDSGKTTLAKALSSISSTAAFDKNPQSVERGITLDLGFSGLLVDEQLQFTFVDCPGHASLIRTIIGGAQIIDLMLLVVDAQKGIQTQTAECLIIGELLQKKLIVVINKIDVYPEDQRESKLEKLRLRLSKTLAATSFGGQVPIYALSALEGTNIPELQSGLKEAYFQPQRNVTDPLLMYVDHCFGIKGQGTVCTGTLLQGKVQVNDVIELPALGEQRKVKSMQMFRQNVTSASMGDRIGLCVTQFNAKLLERGVIAQPGYLKPIYAVCLHLKPIRYYKQSIKSKSKLHISVGHETVMSNVTLFRNVDNTSPEFHMENEYEYVEEVQPAEAQATDVIYALLQFETPVLTPPNSTLIASKLDMDVHSSSCRLAFWGRIAWQTQSSNYIQEELPKLRIFKRKQKVGSIQRVVNANEVIVQNLFKKEAKRDLYVGKLVELSSGEKGRIDRTFGQTSKVAITFTEALSPETITNVKNTQVLLNCKKYVFNKQAGLFQ